A section of the Carya illinoinensis cultivar Pawnee chromosome 12, C.illinoinensisPawnee_v1, whole genome shotgun sequence genome encodes:
- the LOC122289906 gene encoding V-type proton ATPase subunit E — protein MNDADVSKQIQQMVRFILQEAEEKANEISVSAEEEFNIEKLQLVEAEKKKIRQEYERKEKQVEVRKKIEYSMQLNASRIKVLQAQDDVVNSMKEAASKELLNVSRDHHVYKGLLKDLIVQSLLRLKEPAVLLRCREDDLYLVQSVLDSAAQEYSEKANVHPPQIIVDNIVYLPPAPSHHNAHGPSCSGGVVLASRDGKIVCENTLDARLDVVFRKKLPEIRKRLSCLVAA, from the exons ATGAATGACGCCGATGTGTCTAAGCAGATCCAGCAGATGGTCAGGTTCATCCTCCAGGAAGCCGAGGAGAAGGCCAACGAGATCTCTGTTTCCGCCGAAGAA GAATTCAATATCGAGAAGTTGCAACTTGTTGAggcagagaagaagaagatcaggCAAGAGTATGAGCGGAAAGAGAAGCAGGTCGAAGTTCGAAAGAAgat TGAGTACTCGATGCAGCTTAATGCTTCTCGGATAAAAGTTCTTCAGGCTCAAGATGACGTCGTTAATTCCATGAAAGAGGCGGCATCCAAGGAGCTTCTGAATGTGAGCCGTGATCACCATGTATATAAAGGGCTTCTGAAGGATCTGATTGTTCAG AGTTTGCTCAGGCTGAAAGAGCCTGCTGTTTTGCTGCGTTGCCGTGAAGATGATCTTTACTTGGTGCAGTCTGTGCTGGATTCAGCCGCACAGGAATATTCTGAGAAAGCAAATGTTCATCCACCTCAGATCATAGTCGACAATATTGTCTATCTTCCACCTGCTCCTAGCCATCATAATGCCCATGGTCCTTCCTG CTCTGGAGGAGTGGTGTTGGCTTCTCGAGATGGGAAGATTGTCTGTGAAAACACCCTTGATGCACGGTTGGATGTTGTGTTCCGTAAAAAGCTTCCAGAG ATCCGCAAGCGGCTATCTTGTTTGGTTGCTGCATAA